The Sphingopyxis fribergensis DNA segment GGCGCAGGTCGCGCCAGAACAGGGCGATCAGCGCGGTCAAGCGAGCGCGCCCATGTCGAGTTCTGCCAGATCCGGAATGCCGAGCTCAAAGTGCGAGGCGAGCAGCAGCGCCCCGCCATTCGCCCGGTGCCTGGCAACGGCTGCGACCAGCCGCGCCTGCGCCGCATCGTCCATGCCGTTCGCGGGTTCGTCGAGCAGCCAGATCGGCGCACCGCTGGCGATCACGCGGACCATCGCTGCACGTTTGCGTTGGCCGGTCGAGAGCATCGCCACCGGTACTTCGCTCAACGGCGCCAGCCCCATCTCGTCCATCGCGCGATCGACGGCATGCCCATCGACCGTGTCGACCCGGGCCCAGAAATCGAGCGCACGGCGCAGCGGCAGTTCGGCGTCGAGCGCGGCTGCCTCGTCGATCAGCGCGATACGCTCGCGGCGCTCGACGGTGCCCGCCGCGGGGCGCAGAAGCCCTGCGGCGAGGCGGATCAGGCTCGACTTGCCCGCACCATTGGGACCGCGCAGCCACAGCGCATCGCTGCGGTTCAGCGTCAGCGACAGATTCTCGAAAAGCAGCCAGTCGCCGCGAATGCACGCCACGCTGTCCAGCCGCAGCAACTGCGTCACGCCATATCCTCGAGCGCGTGCATATCGTCGTCCGAAAAGCCGAAATGATGCCCGATTTCGTGGATCAGCACATGACGCACCAGCGTATCGAGCCGCTCGCCGGTTTCGATCCACTCGACGAGGATCGGGATGCGATAGAGGGTGACGCGGTCGGGCATCCCGCCGCTCTGGTCGATGCTGCGCTCGGTGAGCGGGCGGCCTTCGTACAGCCCGGTGAGTTCATAAGGGTGCTCGATATCGAGCGACGCCAGCATCTCGTCATCGGCAAATTCTTCGACCGCGACCACGACGCCCTCGATATGCGGGGCAAAGACCGCAGGCATGTTTGCCAGCGCCGCCTCGGCCATCGCGAACAGCGCGTCGGCATCGGGCGCGCCGCCGGTCCAGCCGGCAGGCAAATCGGGCAGGGCAGACTTGTCGCTCATGGCACCCTTCCTTATGGCGGCGGCACGATATTGACCAGCGGGAGATAGAAGATGGTCCAGAAACTCGACGATGCGCAGCGCGATGCGCTGCTGGC contains these protein-coding regions:
- the ccmA gene encoding heme ABC exporter ATP-binding protein CcmA: MTQLLRLDSVACIRGDWLLFENLSLTLNRSDALWLRGPNGAGKSSLIRLAAGLLRPAAGTVERRERIALIDEAAALDAELPLRRALDFWARVDTVDGHAVDRAMDEMGLAPLSEVPVAMLSTGQRKRAAMVRVIASGAPIWLLDEPANGMDDAAQARLVAAVARHRANGGALLLASHFELGIPDLAELDMGALA
- a CDS encoding metallopeptidase family protein; translation: MSDKSALPDLPAGWTGGAPDADALFAMAEAALANMPAVFAPHIEGVVVAVEEFADDEMLASLDIEHPYELTGLYEGRPLTERSIDQSGGMPDRVTLYRIPILVEWIETGERLDTLVRHVLIHEIGHHFGFSDDDMHALEDMA